In a genomic window of Synechococcus sp. MU1643:
- a CDS encoding YcjF family protein, translating to MPPSSLLRPLALAGAGLLAGQWLISDVMHIPGGGLGLLAAGGVVIWLGRKPTQPRFTAPVSLDGWMARCQEVLDQFARFEQQPSADLARRAELKAVLDRSGPVCMAMVGLGASQGPNEADLSSSLAGPVPLTLSLCHPLTTDDGCRCWPRGLLDQDLILFSLKAPLLASDLLWLQQVPDDQPAWLLVAIEEQDASTDAIDSVRDDLPKRWRERILFQEPSMQLRTALAPLRRSLKQAAVETRPRLLAELHRRWQRDLESLRRDRFLQIQQRTQWVVAGSVMASPIASLDLLAVTVANGLMINEMGEIWGTSLQSDVLREAASQLARVALAQGVVEWTGQTLLGLAKLDGGSWLIAGSMQALSAAYLTRVVGRSMADWLAINAGVDELDLVALKQQAPLLVARAAEEERVNWNGFIQQSRDWLLHATS from the coding sequence ATGCCACCGTCGTCGCTACTGCGGCCGTTGGCTCTGGCTGGAGCTGGTCTGCTTGCTGGACAGTGGCTGATCAGTGATGTGATGCATATTCCCGGAGGGGGGCTGGGTCTGCTGGCCGCCGGTGGTGTTGTGATCTGGCTTGGCCGCAAGCCAACTCAACCGCGTTTCACAGCACCGGTATCGCTGGACGGATGGATGGCTCGATGCCAGGAGGTGTTGGATCAGTTCGCGCGTTTTGAGCAGCAACCCTCCGCGGATCTGGCCCGTCGCGCCGAACTCAAGGCGGTGCTCGACCGCAGCGGTCCTGTGTGCATGGCAATGGTCGGCTTGGGAGCTTCTCAGGGACCGAATGAAGCAGACCTCAGCAGCTCTCTGGCGGGCCCGGTGCCATTGACGCTGTCGCTCTGCCATCCCTTGACCACCGACGACGGCTGTCGTTGCTGGCCCCGCGGCCTGCTGGATCAAGATCTGATCCTGTTCAGTCTGAAGGCGCCACTGCTGGCTTCAGATCTGCTCTGGCTTCAGCAGGTGCCGGACGATCAGCCGGCTTGGCTGCTAGTGGCGATCGAAGAGCAGGACGCGTCGACCGATGCCATCGATTCCGTTCGGGATGATCTTCCCAAGCGCTGGCGTGAGCGGATCCTGTTTCAGGAGCCTTCCATGCAGCTGCGGACTGCCCTAGCACCGCTGCGCCGTTCGCTGAAGCAGGCTGCGGTCGAGACGCGGCCTCGGCTGCTGGCGGAACTGCACCGCCGTTGGCAGCGTGACCTCGAATCCCTTCGGCGTGATCGCTTTCTGCAGATCCAGCAACGCACTCAGTGGGTGGTGGCCGGGTCTGTGATGGCATCCCCCATCGCCAGCCTTGATCTTCTCGCCGTCACGGTGGCCAACGGTTTGATGATCAACGAGATGGGGGAGATCTGGGGGACGTCGCTGCAGTCCGATGTGCTCAGGGAAGCGGCATCCCAGCTGGCGCGGGTGGCTCTCGCCCAAGGCGTTGTGGAGTGGACTGGGCAGACCTTGCTGGGACTGGCCAAACTTGATGGAGGGAGTTGGCTGATCGCTGGTTCGATGCAGGCCCTTAGTGCGGCTTACCTCACCCGTGTGGTGGGCCGATCCATGGCGGATTGGCTGGCGATCAATGCCGGTGTTGATGAGCTCGATCTTGTGGCGTTGAAGCAGCAGGCGCCGTTGTTGGTGGCTCGGGCGGCAGAGGAGGAACGGGTGAACTGGAACGGTTTCATTCAGCAATCCCGTGATTGGTTGCTTCATGCAACTTCATGA